The Polluticoccus soli sequence GCTGGTGTACGAAGGTGAACAGGAAGGTGCGCTCAACGTTGCCTACCGCTTGCTGGGATTGGCGATTCGTTCGGTCTTCACCCAATACTTTCCCGATCCGCAAAGTTTCAAAAAGGCTGGTGGACAAAAATCAAAACCTGTTGTTAATCCCTACCAATCAGTGATCGACTGGTTTGGGAAAGGCAATGAGCTGGTGCTCTTACAGGATTCAAATGATGAAACATACCGCCAGAAACTTTATGAAGTAGATGGTCTGTATGCTGCGGTGAAACAATATTATCCTAAAGCCGATGAAGTACAGGCGGCGTTGCTGATGGAGTTCCTGTTGCACGGACTGTCGGAGTTCTCATTGATCAGCAAAAAAGGTGTAGTGTCCGGAGGATACTCCTTTGCAGACATGCTGGGCAGCATGCTCAACATCCATTTGAGCGATGAAGATGATGAAGAAGAAGAGGAGGATTTTTAACGATGCACGACCTATCAATTGAAGTATTCTTCCGCACAGCGCGTAGCGGAGGCAAAGGCGGTCAGAATGTGAACAAGGTAGAGACCATGGCCGAAGCATGGTGGCATATCGATTCCTCACAAGCTGTTACCCAGGAAGAGAAAGAATGGATAAAAGATAAGCTGAAGAATCGTATCAATAAGGAAGGGTATCTTATTGTAAAAAGCAGTGAGACGCGTTCGCAGCTGGAGAATAAGCACATCGCGCTGCATAAACTTCAGGAGCTGGTCACACAGGCTACGATCAAACCAAAGAAACGCAAGCCAACGAAAGTCTCCAAGGCAGCAAAAGAAAGGCGCCTTGAGTCCAAGCGCCGTGATTCTGAAAAAAAGCAAATGAGGCGTAAAGACTGGTAACTAGTCTATACGTTTTATGTCTGCGCCAAGCGCCCGTAAACGCTCGTCGATTCGTTCGTATCCTCGATCGATCTGGTCGATGTTTTGGATGACACTCTTGCCTTGCGCCGATAGAGCAGCGATCAGTAGTGCCACACCAGCACGGATATCCGGAGATACCATTGGTATGCCACGTAGAGGTACCTGCCTGTTGAGGCCAATGACTACCGCACGGTGCGGATCGCAGAGCACGATCTGAGCACCCATTTCTATCAGCTTATCGACAAAGAACAAACGACTTTCAAACATCTTCTGGTGAACCAGCACAGTGCCTTTAGCTTGTGTTGCTACTACCAGCACAATACTTAGTAGATCGGGCGTAAAGCCTGGCCATGGATGATCATAGACAGTGAGTATTGATCCATCGATGAACGTATGAATCTTGTAATTCTCTTGTGCTGGTACATGGATATCATCGCCCTTGATCTCCAGTTGTATGCCTAACCGTTGAAAAGTTTCGGGTATGATGCCGAGGTGTTGAACCCCTGCATTCTTAATAGTGATCTCGCTCTTCGTCATGGCTGCAAGGCCAATAAAGGAACCAACTTCGATCATGTCTGCCAGCATCGTGTGCGTGCAGCCTCTCAGTTTTTTAACTCCTTCAATGGTCAGCATATTCGACCCGATACCGCTGATGCGTGCGCCCATGTTATTGAGCATACGCGCCAGTTGCTGCACATACGGTTCGCAGGCAGCGTTATAAATGGTGGTAATACCTTCGGCCATAACAGCTGCCATAATGATGTTGGCTGTACCTGTTACTGAAGGCTCTTCGAGCATGATATGGGCACCGGCCAAGTGATGCCCATCCAGGCTGAACATATACTCTTCTGCATCGTAATGGAACTTTACACCGAGCCTTTCGAAGCCACGGATATGGGTATCAAGCCTTCTGCGGCCTATTTTATCGCCACCCGGTTGCGGTATATGCGCTTTGCGGAAACGTGCCAGCATTGGGCCTGCAAGCATTACAGCACCACGCAGCTTGCCCGATTTCTTTTTGAAAGTTTTATCGGTAAAGTACTCGGTATTGATATCTCTTGCATGCAGTTTAACTGTATTAGGTGCCGGGCGTTCAACTTTTACGCCCATGTCGCCCAGCAATTCAATAAGCGTGTTGACATCCAGAATATCCGGAACGTTTTTAAATGTTACAGGTTCATCTGTGAGCAGTGCTGCACACAAAACCTGTAAGGCTTCGTTTTTAGCACCTTGAGGCGTAATGATGCCTTTAAGCGGATTACCGCCCCTTATCTCGAAAGCGCCCATCTAAGCTTATTTGTTCTTGTTTTTGAATTTACGGTTTTTATTGTAGTTACCACCACCACCGTAGTTGCCGCCCTGGCCGCCACCGCCGCGTTGGCCACCCTGGCTACCGCCACCACCTTTAAAGTTGCGGTTGCGATTGCCGCCACCCCCTCCCTGGTTTTGCTTAAAGTTACTGCGCGTATCGAAGTATACCTTGTATCCCCCTGGCTCATAATGCAGCTCACCATTGCTCAATTCGGCCAGTTCACTTTTGATCATATCGTCGTGAACAGGCTCTTTATGCCAGTTGGTGTACGCGAGCTTCATGTAATAACCGATGGCCTGTGTGAAGCCTTGCTTTTTCTCGGGGTCTGTTTCTGCCAAAGCTTTTTGTATCAGCGCATCCAGGTTCTTACCCATGTGGCGGTGTTTGATACTGGCTTGCGGATAAGGCAGTACTTCAGGTTTCCTGTATAGCTCTTCCGGTGTTGGTGGAGGATATGGTGCGTCAACGTCCAGTTTAAAGTCGGTCATCTGAACCAGGTGATCCCACAATTTATGCTTGTAGTCTTCAATGGTCTTTAGGTGTGGGTTCAGTGTGCCCATCAGTTCTATGATGGCCTCAGCATTTTTGCGGCGCTTATCGCGGTCTTCAATGGTCATCAGGTACTCTACCATCCTCTGCACATTCCGTCCGTATTCAGGCATCAGCAGTTTGCTGCGCGTAGTATTATATTCCATTACCAGAGTAAAAGTTTAAAATGTTGTAATAAAAAATCATTCCCTCTAACGAGGCGCGTGTAAGCGTATTGTTGGTTGAAAAACAAGTGGCAAGTCTTAAATCCTGGGGGAGGGGTGGACAATATTGCCGGGGTACGCTAAAGCAAATATAGGGATTTATATTTCAAAGCAATATTTGATCTCGAGCAGCCAATGACAGAGCTATTGCCAGATTATTTGCATTTTTACACGATGAACTGGGCCAGCCTCTACAGCGCCAAAAGAACCGGGGACAGACAAGGGAAGACCTTCAATCCGGACCAGGTGCGCAACTCATTTTTAAGGGATTACGACCGTATAATATTCTCTTCGGCCTTTCGCAGGCTGCAGAATAAGACGCAGGTGTTTCCCTTACCGCGTGCAGTTTTTGTGCACAATAGGCTGACGCACAGCCTGGAGGTGGCCTCTGTTGGCCGTTCTTTAGGTAAATCTGCTGGTGATGCCCTAGCTGAGAAATACGGACCGGTCAATGAAACGTTTGCTGAGTTTTATAAATATGAGTTGCCATCTGTAATAGCTGCTGCCTGCTTAGCGCACGATATCGGTAATCCACCTTTTGGGCATTCGGGTGAGGACGCGATACGTACCTATTTTACCACCCTTGAAGGCGATAGCCGGAAGATGGTACACGATGCACTTAGCGAGAACCAGCTGAAAGACCTGGAAAAGTTTGAAGGTAACTCGAATGCATTCAGGATACTTACCAACAATTTCAATGAGATCGATCCCGGAGGATACCGCCTAACATACGCTACCCTTGCCTCGATCGTTAAATACCCCTGTGCATCGGTCGAGGGCTTCAACAAGAGTACCGGACTGATAGCTACGAAGAAATCCGGCTTTTTCGATAGCGAACTAGATGTATACAAGCAAATAGCTGCGGAACTGGAGATACCTAAAACCGAAGGCTTTGAACATGTATACTCTCGACATCCATTCGTTTTCCTGACCGAAGCAGCTGACGACATATGCTACCGTATCATCGATATGGAAGATGCACATCGCCTCCACATCTTAACACTGTATACGATCAAGGAGCTTTTTTACCCATTCTTTGAAAAAGAATCCGAATATTATAACACCCTGGAATATCTCGATAAGAAAGTAAACAGCCTTGTAGACGATAATCAGAAGGTGCAATTCATTCGCGCTAAGTGGATAGGCCTGATGACAGAGAAGCTGTCGAAGGCGTTTATGGATAATGAAGAAGCACTTTTAGCGGGTACTTTGCAAAAGGACCTGATGAAATGCCTGCCTAAACATGAGCAGGAGCTGATTGACCGGATCAATGATTTCTCGTACAAGTATATTTACAATTATAAGTCAGTTGTAGAGATAGAAATTGCAGGTTACAATGTAATAGGTGGTTTGCTGAAAGAGTTTGTGCATGCCGTGTTGTATCATGGCCAAGCCAAGTCGGGCAAACTCCTGCAACTGGTATCAAAACAGTTCCCACTTAAGTTGACAGCAGACAGTTTGTATAGCGATATACAGTCGATAGTTGACTTTATATCTGGCATGACCGATCTGTATGCAATAGACATGTACCGCAAGATCACTGGTATTAACGTGCCTGAAATAAGATAGTATGCACCCGTCGCAGTTAAGAATAGAAGATTTTACCTACAACCTTCCTGATGAGAAGGTGGCGCAGTACCCTTTGGCAGAACGGGATAGTTCGAAACTACTGGTATATAAAAGCGGCCAAATATCAGATTCTTCTTACAGCAAGTTGCCGGATCACCTCCCGTCAAACGCACTCTTGGTATTCAACCAGACCAAGGTTATACACGCGCGGCTGCTGTTTAAGAAAGAAACCGGTGGTGTCATAGAAGTTTTTTGCCTGGAACCGCATCAGCAATATGCTGATGTGCAAACGGCTATGCTGCAAAGTGGCAAGGTTTGGTGGAAATGCATGATTGGCGGCGCCAGCAAGTGGAAATACGGGATGGTGCTGAGTATCCACCATAATGGTCCCGATTTCACCCTGAGCGCAACGATCGTGGAGCGGGAGCAAAGTACGTTCACTCTGGAGCTCACTTGGGATTCGGAACTGACATTTGCTGAAGTCTTACATCATGTTGGTAAGGTACCCTTGCCCCCCTATCTGCATCGCGAAGCTGAGCAAGGCGATGAATCTACTTACCAGACCGTTTACGCCAAAGTAGAAGGCAGCGTCGCGGCCCCTACGGCAGGTCTGCATTTTACCGAGCAGCTGCTCAATAGACTTAGCGAAAAAGGTATCACCAAAGAGTATGTGACCTTGCACGTAGGTGCGGGAACCTTCAAGCCGGTAAAGTCTGAAACCATGAAGGAGCACGAGATGCATGCAGAGTGGATAGATGTGTCTATAGAGACCTTACAGAACCTCATATCTAATCTTGGCAAACATGTCGTCGCCGTAGGAACCACCTCTATGCGCACGTTGGAAAGCTTGTACTGGATAGGTGCTAAGCTGCTACAGGGTTTAACGCCTGATTTCGCGGAAATCGCAGTTCACCAGTGGGATCCCTATGAGTTGACGGCCGATATACCAACTGAAAAGGCGCTTCGGGCGGTTATAGATTACTTGTTACTGGCCAAACAATCCAAACTGGTTACCAGAACACAAATACTCATAGCGCCAGGTTATACACCAAGGGTTGTAAAAGGCCTTATTACCAATTTCCATCAGCCGCAATCTACCCTCTTGCTGCTCGTGGCGGCTCTTATCGGTAATGATTGGCGAAAGGTCTATGATCATGCACTGGCGAACGACTATCGCTTTCTCAGCTATGGAGATGGTTGTTTATTAATGCCTTAAGTCACGATTATTAAGGAATTATTATCTCCGGCGCGTCCGGTAGCTATTTACTAGATTTGTCGGTAAATTTCGACACTTTGACCACGAAAGAGTTTATAGCTGCGGCATTGAAAGAAGATATTGGTTCTGGCGATCATTCTACACTGGCCGCCATTCCGAAAGACGCAAAAGGTAAGGCGGTTCTGAAAGTAAAGGAGAACGGCATATTGGCTGGCGTGGACCTTGCTCAGGAAATATTTCGTTTCCTGGAACCTGATACCAGTTTTTCTATCTATAAACACGACGGCGACGTAGTAGCACATGGCGATGTGGCATTTGAAGTAGCGGCTGACGTTCATACCATTCTACAAGCAGAGCGCCTTACGCTCAATTGCATGCAGCGCATGAGTGGTATTGCAACGCTGACTCGCAAATACGTTGATAAGATCAAAGACTATAAAACCAAAATACTCGACACCCGAAAGACAACTCCGCTATTCCGTACATTTGAAAAGCAGGCAGTGCTTATTGGAGGCGGGCAGAATCACCGGATAGGTCTGTATGATATGGTGATGCTCAAAGACAACCATATCGATTTTTGTGGCGGTATCGAAAAAGCCATAGAGCGCACTAATGAATACCTCAAAGCAAATGAGCTGGATCTGAAGATAGAAGTCGAAACCCGTTCGCTTGACGATGTAAGAAGAATACTGGCGGTAGGTGGCGTACACCGTATTATGCTTGATAATTACAACCCTGAGTTGTTGAAACAAGCTGTAGAACTGATTGCCGGCAAATATGAAACGGAAGCATCGGGGGGTATCAACCTCAACAATATAGTAGACTACGCAAAAACAGGTGTCGATTACATTTCTGTTGGAGCGATCATTCACCACGCAGTAAGCATGGATCTCAGCCTGAAAGCGCAAATTCTATGAGTAAACAGCACCTGGTCTTCGTGATCAATCAAAAGTCGGGAGTAGACAGAAGAAAAAGTGTACAGCAGGCGATAGACAAGAGACTTGATCTGAACAGGTTCAGTTATGAAATAGTTCACACCGAATATCCCAAACACGGAACATTCATTGCCCGTGAAGCTGCTGCAAAAAAAGCTTATGCTGTGGTAGCTGTCGGCGGAGATGGTTCCGTAAACGATATAACCGCCGGGCTTTGGGGCTCAGACACCGCGCTGGCTATTGTTCCTAAAGGTTCGGGTAATGGTATGGCGCGTACGCTGGGCATTCCCCGAAACACCGAGCAAGCCATCGACATTATCAACAAAGGCAACCTTACTAAAATAGATATTGGCTTTGCTAATGGCGTGCCTTTTATCAGCAATGCGGGTGTGGCATTTGACGTGTTGATCTCTAACGAATTTGCTAAAAGCACTCGCCGTGGATTTGCTATTTACAGCTGGTTGGTCACCAAACATCTTTGGATGTACAAAGAGAACGACTGGACCATCAAGATAGACGGCAACGAAGTAAAAGAGAAAGCTTTTATCATCAGTGTCGCCAATGGCAAGCAGTTTGGTTACAATTTCCAGATTGCCCCTGAAGCTAGCTGGACAGATGGGCTTTTCGATATAATCGTGATCCGTAAATTCCCCAAAATGCTTGGCGGACAATTAGTGATAAAGGCAATGAATGGATCGCTCACCCAGAGCAAGTATGTTCAACACTACCGGGGTAAAGAGGTGGTTATTTCTCATCCATTATTGAACATGATGCAGTTGGATGGTGATGCGCGACCTTGTGAACATACCGTGCGGTTCCACCTGGAGCAATGTGCTCAGAAAGTGGTTGTTCCTTAGCTTCTTTTGTGCTTCCAACGCTTGTGCGTCCATAGCCAGTTGGCTGGCTGACTATGCAACTGCTGCACCATGAACTGCACATACTGCTGCATTACGAAACCATTTTCGGTATGGCTCGCGTCTTCAGTCAATAGATGTAAATGGATATTGTAATAACCACGTTTCACCTTATTAATGCCGGCGAATACTACAGCTGCCTTCGCTCTACGGGCAAGCTTTTCAGGGCCGTTAAAGAAAGCCGTTTCGCGGTTCATAAAGTTCAGCCATACTGCATGTTGTAATGCCGAGGGGTTTTGGTCGGCAACCAGTCCAACAATGTACCGGACACCTTCAAGTCGTTGCATTGCTTTTTTCGCTTTCATTGATATCAGCCATGCTCCACTCCTGGTCCTGGCTTTTATCATTAGTTTGTCGAATGCTTCGCTGGTTGCCGGCATATAGAAGCCCACGAATTGCTGAGCCACGTTATATTGGCAAACTACATTGGCCCATTCCCAGTTGAAAGTGTGACCTAGCAGGGCATAGGTGTTCTTTTCTTTAGCGTCTACCTGGTGAAACACTTCCCAGTTGCCAGTTACGCGCTTATTAAGTTCTTTCTGAGAGATAGAAAGTAGTTTGATCGTCTCTATCCACTGGTCGCAGAAATTGCGGTAGAACTCTTTGCGTATAGCCAGCAGTTCCTGTTCGGTCTTCTGCGGAAAGGCATGTTGGAGGTTATCCATAACAATAGCCTTCCGATAACCGACAAGGTGGTATACGATGATATAAAAAAGATCGGACAACAGGTATAATACCTGCAGTGGAAGTAATGATATTGGATAAAGAAGGACTAACAGCAAATAATACATGCCGCCACAATATTACTGTGCTGACTAATGCGACCCTGTAAGGTTATATATCTTCTGGATCTGCTTCAATACGGCTTCAAAATCTATATTCAGATCTTTCAGTAACCCTGTTTTCAGATCAAAGACCCAACCGTGAACAACAGGATAGCCATTCTCCGCATACGATTTCTGAACCACTGCAGTTTTGATCACATTCCTGCACTGTTCCACTACGTTCAATTCTACCAGCCTGTTGTATTTCTCATGCTCGTCCTTTATTCCATCTAGCTCATCTTCGTGGAGGCGGTATACATCCCTGATATTTCGTAACCATGGATTGAGAATACCCATGTCTTTTGGCGTCATGGCAGCCTTTACGCCGCCACAGTTATAATGACCACAAACAATAATGTGTTTTACGTGCAGGTTCGCCACCGCATAGTTGATCACCGACATTACATTCAAATCGATGTTGGCCACAAGGTTGGCAATGTTCCGGTGCACAAACACCTCTCCCGGCTCCAGGCCCATGATCTCATTGGCCGGAACGCGGCTGTCGGAACAGCCTATATACAAGTAATCAGGTTCCTGGTCACTGGCGAGTTTTGCAAGGAAGTCCTTATCAGTTGCCACTTTTTCGGCTACCCATTTCCTGTTGTTCTCGAAGAGCTGTTCGTATGTTGCCATGGTGCAATATTACGCAAGCAGGCTTGAAATAAAGATTTATAATAACCACCATATCCGTTAATTTTACGCCCTCAAATCAAGCAAATGAAACTGGTTACATATTCTAAGCAAGGCACAGAGCAGCTTGCTTTCCTGGTAGACAATTTACTGTACGACACTAATGCAGTTAACGCTGCGTTGCCTACTACAATGAAAGAGCTGCTGAATAACTGGGAGCAGCTTATTGGCACAGCTCGTGAAGCAGAGCAGCAAGTAAAAGCTGGTAAGAGTAGCGTGCAAGGCATGCCGTATGAAACTGCCACCGTGTTAGCGCCAGTCCCTAATCCTACGTCGTGCCGCGATGGCTATGCGTTCAGGCAGCACGTGGCCGCGGCCCGTCGCAACCGTAAGGTAGATATGATAGCTGAATTCGACCAGTATCCTATCTTCTACTTCACCAATCACAACGCCATACAGGGGCCGGGGGAAATACGTTGCATGCCCGATCATTTCCAGAAACTGGATTTTGAACTGGAATCATCGATTGTCTTGTGCAAAAAAGGTAGGAACATCAAAGCTGAAGAAGCGGACGAATATATAGCCGGCTACATGATCATGAATGACATGAGCGCCCGTACACTGCAAATGGAAGAAATGTTACTAAACCTCGGACCTGCAAAAGGAAAGGACTTCAGTACGGTAATAGGCCCAATGCTGGTTACACCAGATGAGCTGGAGCCGTATAAAGTGCCTGCTAAAGAAGGCCATGTTGGTAATAACTACAGCTTGAAAATGCGTTGCTGGGTGAATGGTGTGTTGGTAAGCGAAGGCAATACAGCTGACATGGACTGGACTTATGCTGAGATTGTTGAACGTTGTGCTTATGGTGCTGACATTCTTCCGGGCGATGTTATTGGTAGTGGTACTGTAGGTACAGGTTGTTTCCTCGAGCTGAACGGGACAGGGCTGCTCAACGATCCTAACTACAAAGTGCAATGGCTGCAGCCTGGTGATGTTGTAGAAATGGAGATCGATGGCCTAGGCAAGCTTAAGAATACTATAGTTGCTGAAAACACTGACTGGAGCATTTTGAACCTGAAAAAGAAATAACAACCAATGAGTTTTTCGAAAAGTTCGGTAATAGGTGTAGTGGGTGCGGGCGCTATGGGTGCAGGTATTGCTCAAGTCGCTGCGATGGCCGGGCATTCTGTAGTATTGTATGATACCAACCATGCCGCGCTTGAAAAGGCTAAAGCTAACCTGCAGCAAAGCCTGCAAAAGCTTGTTGAGAAAGGTAAGATCAGCAACGCGCAGGAAATACTTGACCGCTATACCTACGCTACAGAACTAACGGAGTTCGCAACCTGCAAGCTGATCATTGAAGCGATCATTGAAAATCTGGAGGTTAAAAAGAAACTCTTTGGTGCTATTGAGCAAATAGTAAAAGAGGACTGCGTGCTTGCTAGTAACACATCTTCTCTTTCTGTCACGTCGATAGCGGCAGCCTGCCATAGGCCGGACCGCGTATTGGGTTTGCACTTCTTCAATCCGGCACCGCTGATGGCGCTGGTAGAGGTGATTCCAGCCGTACAAACTGACGAGGCTCTTATAACAGAAGCAAAAGAGTTAATGACTGCATGGGGCAAAGTGCCGGTTATTACAAAAGATACTCCTGGCTTTATTGTAAACCGTGTAGCCCGT is a genomic window containing:
- a CDS encoding diacylglycerol/lipid kinase family protein, with the translated sequence MSKQHLVFVINQKSGVDRRKSVQQAIDKRLDLNRFSYEIVHTEYPKHGTFIAREAAAKKAYAVVAVGGDGSVNDITAGLWGSDTALAIVPKGSGNGMARTLGIPRNTEQAIDIINKGNLTKIDIGFANGVPFISNAGVAFDVLISNEFAKSTRRGFAIYSWLVTKHLWMYKENDWTIKIDGNEVKEKAFIISVANGKQFGYNFQIAPEASWTDGLFDIIVIRKFPKMLGGQLVIKAMNGSLTQSKYVQHYRGKEVVISHPLLNMMQLDGDARPCEHTVRFHLEQCAQKVVVP
- the nadC gene encoding carboxylating nicotinate-nucleotide diphosphorylase → MTTKEFIAAALKEDIGSGDHSTLAAIPKDAKGKAVLKVKENGILAGVDLAQEIFRFLEPDTSFSIYKHDGDVVAHGDVAFEVAADVHTILQAERLTLNCMQRMSGIATLTRKYVDKIKDYKTKILDTRKTTPLFRTFEKQAVLIGGGQNHRIGLYDMVMLKDNHIDFCGGIEKAIERTNEYLKANELDLKIEVETRSLDDVRRILAVGGVHRIMLDNYNPELLKQAVELIAGKYETEASGGINLNNIVDYAKTGVDYISVGAIIHHAVSMDLSLKAQIL
- a CDS encoding 3-hydroxyacyl-CoA dehydrogenase NAD-binding domain-containing protein, which translates into the protein MSFSKSSVIGVVGAGAMGAGIAQVAAMAGHSVVLYDTNHAALEKAKANLQQSLQKLVEKGKISNAQEILDRYTYATELTEFATCKLIIEAIIENLEVKKKLFGAIEQIVKEDCVLASNTSSLSVTSIAAACHRPDRVLGLHFFNPAPLMALVEVIPAVQTDEALITEAKELMTAWGKVPVITKDTPGFIVNRVARPFYGEAIRIYEEGVADIATIDWAMTSLGGFKMGPFTLMDYIGHDVNYVVTETVFQSFFFDPRYKPSFSQKRLLEAGWLGRKTGRGFYNYTEGAVLPEPTKDETLGRKIVERIVVMLINEAVEALHLNIASAKDLDLAMTKGVNYPKGLLQWCDEWDTKNVLNILDGLYAEYHEDRYRASALLRKAVANDQKLSA
- a CDS encoding fumarylacetoacetate hydrolase family protein, coding for MKLVTYSKQGTEQLAFLVDNLLYDTNAVNAALPTTMKELLNNWEQLIGTAREAEQQVKAGKSSVQGMPYETATVLAPVPNPTSCRDGYAFRQHVAAARRNRKVDMIAEFDQYPIFYFTNHNAIQGPGEIRCMPDHFQKLDFELESSIVLCKKGRNIKAEEADEYIAGYMIMNDMSARTLQMEEMLLNLGPAKGKDFSTVIGPMLVTPDELEPYKVPAKEGHVGNNYSLKMRCWVNGVLVSEGNTADMDWTYAEIVERCAYGADILPGDVIGSGTVGTGCFLELNGTGLLNDPNYKVQWLQPGDVVEMEIDGLGKLKNTIVAENTDWSILNLKKK
- a CDS encoding carbonic anhydrase; this encodes MATYEQLFENNRKWVAEKVATDKDFLAKLASDQEPDYLYIGCSDSRVPANEIMGLEPGEVFVHRNIANLVANIDLNVMSVINYAVANLHVKHIIVCGHYNCGGVKAAMTPKDMGILNPWLRNIRDVYRLHEDELDGIKDEHEKYNRLVELNVVEQCRNVIKTAVVQKSYAENGYPVVHGWVFDLKTGLLKDLNIDFEAVLKQIQKIYNLTGSH
- a CDS encoding lysophospholipid acyltransferase family protein — translated: MYYLLLVLLYPISLLPLQVLYLLSDLFYIIVYHLVGYRKAIVMDNLQHAFPQKTEQELLAIRKEFYRNFCDQWIETIKLLSISQKELNKRVTGNWEVFHQVDAKEKNTYALLGHTFNWEWANVVCQYNVAQQFVGFYMPATSEAFDKLMIKARTRSGAWLISMKAKKAMQRLEGVRYIVGLVADQNPSALQHAVWLNFMNRETAFFNGPEKLARRAKAAVVFAGINKVKRGYYNIHLHLLTEDASHTENGFVMQQYVQFMVQQLHSQPANWLWTHKRWKHKRS
- the murA gene encoding UDP-N-acetylglucosamine 1-carboxyvinyltransferase, giving the protein MGAFEIRGGNPLKGIITPQGAKNEALQVLCAALLTDEPVTFKNVPDILDVNTLIELLGDMGVKVERPAPNTVKLHARDINTEYFTDKTFKKKSGKLRGAVMLAGPMLARFRKAHIPQPGGDKIGRRRLDTHIRGFERLGVKFHYDAEEYMFSLDGHHLAGAHIMLEEPSVTGTANIIMAAVMAEGITTIYNAACEPYVQQLARMLNNMGARISGIGSNMLTIEGVKKLRGCTHTMLADMIEVGSFIGLAAMTKSEITIKNAGVQHLGIIPETFQRLGIQLEIKGDDIHVPAQENYKIHTFIDGSILTVYDHPWPGFTPDLLSIVLVVATQAKGTVLVHQKMFESRLFFVDKLIEMGAQIVLCDPHRAVVIGLNRQVPLRGIPMVSPDIRAGVALLIAALSAQGKSVIQNIDQIDRGYERIDERLRALGADIKRID
- a CDS encoding deoxyguanosinetriphosphate triphosphohydrolase, encoding MTELLPDYLHFYTMNWASLYSAKRTGDRQGKTFNPDQVRNSFLRDYDRIIFSSAFRRLQNKTQVFPLPRAVFVHNRLTHSLEVASVGRSLGKSAGDALAEKYGPVNETFAEFYKYELPSVIAAACLAHDIGNPPFGHSGEDAIRTYFTTLEGDSRKMVHDALSENQLKDLEKFEGNSNAFRILTNNFNEIDPGGYRLTYATLASIVKYPCASVEGFNKSTGLIATKKSGFFDSELDVYKQIAAELEIPKTEGFEHVYSRHPFVFLTEAADDICYRIIDMEDAHRLHILTLYTIKELFYPFFEKESEYYNTLEYLDKKVNSLVDDNQKVQFIRAKWIGLMTEKLSKAFMDNEEALLAGTLQKDLMKCLPKHEQELIDRINDFSYKYIYNYKSVVEIEIAGYNVIGGLLKEFVHAVLYHGQAKSGKLLQLVSKQFPLKLTADSLYSDIQSIVDFISGMTDLYAIDMYRKITGINVPEIR
- the arfB gene encoding alternative ribosome rescue aminoacyl-tRNA hydrolase ArfB, with the translated sequence MHDLSIEVFFRTARSGGKGGQNVNKVETMAEAWWHIDSSQAVTQEEKEWIKDKLKNRINKEGYLIVKSSETRSQLENKHIALHKLQELVTQATIKPKKRKPTKVSKAAKERRLESKRRDSEKKQMRRKDW
- a CDS encoding S-adenosylmethionine:tRNA ribosyltransferase-isomerase; this translates as MHPSQLRIEDFTYNLPDEKVAQYPLAERDSSKLLVYKSGQISDSSYSKLPDHLPSNALLVFNQTKVIHARLLFKKETGGVIEVFCLEPHQQYADVQTAMLQSGKVWWKCMIGGASKWKYGMVLSIHHNGPDFTLSATIVEREQSTFTLELTWDSELTFAEVLHHVGKVPLPPYLHREAEQGDESTYQTVYAKVEGSVAAPTAGLHFTEQLLNRLSEKGITKEYVTLHVGAGTFKPVKSETMKEHEMHAEWIDVSIETLQNLISNLGKHVVAVGTTSMRTLESLYWIGAKLLQGLTPDFAEIAVHQWDPYELTADIPTEKALRAVIDYLLLAKQSKLVTRTQILIAPGYTPRVVKGLITNFHQPQSTLLLLVAALIGNDWRKVYDHALANDYRFLSYGDGCLLMP
- a CDS encoding DUF4290 domain-containing protein, with protein sequence MEYNTTRSKLLMPEYGRNVQRMVEYLMTIEDRDKRRKNAEAIIELMGTLNPHLKTIEDYKHKLWDHLVQMTDFKLDVDAPYPPPTPEELYRKPEVLPYPQASIKHRHMGKNLDALIQKALAETDPEKKQGFTQAIGYYMKLAYTNWHKEPVHDDMIKSELAELSNGELHYEPGGYKVYFDTRSNFKQNQGGGGGNRNRNFKGGGGSQGGQRGGGGQGGNYGGGGNYNKNRKFKNKNK